Proteins from a genomic interval of Dama dama isolate Ldn47 chromosome 1, ASM3311817v1, whole genome shotgun sequence:
- the LOC133054447 gene encoding olfactory receptor 52M1-like, translating to MFQSNNACLVPTSFWLTGIPGLESLHIWLSIPFSSMYLVAVVGNVTILAVIKLEHRLHQPMYFFLCMLAIIDLVLSTSTMPKLLAIFWFDAHHIDLDACLAQMFFIHCFATVESGIFLAMAFDRYVAICNPLRHTSVLTLTAVRHLGLAALLRGVLYIGPLPIMIRLRLPLYRTHIITHSYCEHMAVVTLACGDTTVNNLYGMGIGFLVLILDSLAITASYAMIFRTVMGLATPEARLKTLGTCSSHICAILVFYIPIAVSSLTHRFGHHVPPHIHILLANFYFLFPPILNPVVYAIRTKQIRERLLHILKAGAQSK from the coding sequence ATGTTCCAATCTAATAATGCCTGCTTGGTTCCTACTTCTTTCTGGCTCACTGGCATCCCAGGGTTGGAATCTCTGCACATCTGGCTCTCCATCCCCTTCAGCTCCATGTACCTGGTGGCTGTGGTGGGGAATGTGACCATCCTGGCAGTGATAAAGTTGGAGCACCGCCTGCACCAgcccatgtacttctttctgTGCATGTTGGCTATCATTGACTTAGTCCTGTCAACCTCTACCATGCCCAAACTGCTAGCCATCTTCTGGTTTGATGCCCACCACATTGACCTGGATGCTTGCTTGGCCCAgatgttctttatccattgctTTGCCACTGTTGAGTCGGGCATCTTCCTTGCCATGGCTTTTgatcgctatgtggccatctgcaaccCACTACGCCACACCTCAGTGCTCACCCTTACAGCAGTGAGACACTTGGGCTTGGCTGCTCTCCTCCGTGGAGTACTCTACATTGGACCCCTGCCTATAATGATTCGTCTGAGGCTGCCCCTTTACCGGACCCACATCATTACCCACTCCTACTGTGAGCACATGGCCGTGGTCACCTTGGCTTGTGGTGACACCACAGTCAACAACTTATATGGAATGGGAATTGGCTTCCTGGTATTGATCCTGGATTCATTAGCCATCACTGCCTCCTATGCGATGATTTTTAGAACAGTAATGGGGCTGGCCACCCCTGAGGCTAGGCTTAAAACCCTAGGTACATGCAGTTCTCATATTTGTGCTATCCTTGTCTTTTACATACCCATTGCTGTGTCCTCTCTCACTCACCGCTTTGGCCATCACGTCCCTCCCCATATTCATATCCTTTTGGCCAACTTTTACTTCCTATTCCCACCCATCCTCAATCCGGTTGTTTATGCTATTCGCACTAAACAAATTCGAGAGAGACTTCTCCACATTCTAAAGGCAGGGGCTCAATCCAAGTGA
- the LOC133054449 gene encoding olfactory receptor 52K1, with amino-acid sequence MAASNITSTHPAAFLLVGIPGLEHLHVWISIPFCFAYTLALLGNCTLLFIIQADAALHEPMYLFLAMLAIIDLVLSSTTLPKMLAIFWFRDREINFYAYLVQMFFLHSFSIMESAVLLAMAFDRYVAICKPLHYSTILTGPLITKIGLAAVTRAVTLMTPLPFLLRRFHYCRGPVIAHCYCEHMAVVRLACGDTRFNNIYGIAVAMFIVVLDLLFVILSYIFILRAVLQLASQEARYKAFGTCVSHVGAILSTYTPVVISSVMHRVAQRAAPHVHILLAIFYLLFPPMVNPIIYGVKTKQIRDHVLSLFWRKNV; translated from the coding sequence ATGGCAGCCTCTAATATTACCTCAACCCATCCAGCTGCCTTCCTGTTGGTAGGAATTCCAGGTTTGGAGCACCTGCATGTCTGGATCTCCATTCCCTTCTGCTTCGCCTATACTTTGGCTCTTCTGGGCAACTGCACCCTTCTCTTCATTATTCAAGCTGATGCAGCCCTCCATGAGCCCATGTAcctgtttttggccatgctggcaATCATTGATCTTGTCCTTTCTTCTACAACACTTCCCAAAATGCTGGCTATTTTTTGGTTTAGAGATCGAGAAATCAACTTCTATGCCTATCTGGTCCAGATGTTCTTTCTTCACTCCTTCTCCATCATGGAGTCGGCGGTGCTGCTGGCCATGGCctttgaccgctatgtggccatctgcaagccactgCACTACAGCACCATCCTCACTGGGCCACTTATCACCAAGATCGGCTTGGCTGCTGTGACTCGGGCTGTGACACTCATGACTCCACTCCCCTTTCTGCTCAGACGCTTCCACTACTGCCGAGGTCCAGTGATTGCCCACTGCTACTGTGAGCACATGGCCGTGGTAAGGCTGGCCTGTGGGGACACTCGCTTCAACAACATCTATGGTATTGCTGTGGCCATGTTCATAGTAGTGTTGGACCTGCTTTTTGTTATCTTGTCTTATATCTTCATCCTCCGGGCAGTTCTACAGCTTGCCTCTCAGGAGGCCCGCTACAAGGCCTTTGGGACATGTGTGTCCCACGTAGGTGCTATCTTGTCCACCTACACACCTGTGGTCATCTCCTCAGTGATGCACCGTGTGGCTCAGCGGGCTGCCCCTCATGTCCACATACTGCTTGCtatcttttatcttcttttcccACCCATGGTCAACCCCATCATCTATGGTGTCAAGACCAAGCAGATTCGTGATCATGTGCTCAGTCTGTTCTGGAGAAAGAATGTATAG